In Salisediminibacterium beveridgei, one DNA window encodes the following:
- a CDS encoding 4Fe-4S dicluster domain-containing protein codes for MERYHFIIHAERCIECYSCSAACYQEHCLTHGDQPRRTIQQRSGNKDQPVYLSMSCNHCQNPVCVTICPNNNYTKRRDGIVTHDDTFCEGCKLCVEACPFGAPQLNLHTEKVDKCDFCHERLSEGLAPVCVGNCPTDALNFAKLPEHQEVTESYTGNHIPISRFTSPAIVIRKQRAIKQHFLSGGLS; via the coding sequence GTGGAAAGGTATCATTTTATCATTCACGCAGAGCGCTGTATTGAATGTTACTCCTGCAGTGCGGCCTGTTATCAGGAGCACTGCTTAACTCATGGAGATCAACCGAGAAGGACAATTCAACAGCGAAGCGGCAACAAGGATCAACCAGTCTATTTGTCGATGTCTTGTAACCATTGTCAGAATCCGGTTTGTGTCACGATTTGTCCAAACAACAATTATACGAAGCGTCGGGATGGCATCGTGACTCATGATGATACCTTCTGTGAAGGTTGTAAATTATGTGTGGAGGCCTGCCCGTTCGGTGCGCCGCAGTTGAATCTCCACACGGAAAAGGTAGACAAATGTGATTTTTGCCACGAGCGTCTGAGTGAGGGTCTGGCGCCAGTCTGTGTGGGGAATTGCCCTACGGATGCATTGAATTTCGCGAAATTACCTGAACACCAGGAGGTGACAGAGAGTTATACTGGCAATCATATCCCGATCTCACGATTCACTTCTCCGGCGATCGTCATCCGGAAACAAAGGGCGATCAAACAACACTTTCTGTCAGGTGGTTTATCATGA